A window of Clostridium sp. Marseille-P299 contains these coding sequences:
- a CDS encoding polysaccharide deacetylase family protein: protein MKNNTIAYLLLLILLALIGRLIYLNHSSAVNLSSNVQFEDLNELAIFVTLENEIVRNKQGNTLEINEDYEEVEASIILNKDVGDNDIEVSKDPAYVSSYPSLYTVPIGEQKSPGDGRKVCYLTFDDGPSDLTWKILDILDEKNVKATFFVVGETMSEKEIECLKEIVSRGHKIGLHTYHHDYKSLYRSVDSFLADYEKIYNIVVEATGVKPNIYRFPGGSYNMYVKKIRKQLIVEMERRGFTHYDWNVSGEDAVGKPTTNSIMKNIKKDIYRFQCPVVLLHDSQINSKTVSILPKLIDNIKENGYEFDTLDKREPCQFAW, encoded by the coding sequence ATGAAGAATAATACGATAGCATATTTATTGCTTTTAATTTTATTGGCGTTAATTGGACGATTAATATATTTAAATCATAGTAGTGCTGTTAATCTATCTTCCAATGTTCAATTTGAAGATTTAAATGAACTTGCAATTTTTGTGACGTTAGAGAATGAAATTGTTAGAAACAAACAAGGAAATACCTTGGAAATAAACGAAGATTATGAGGAGGTTGAGGCATCAATTATTTTAAATAAAGATGTAGGTGATAATGATATCGAAGTAAGTAAAGATCCAGCCTATGTTTCTTCGTATCCTTCTTTATATACAGTACCGATTGGAGAACAAAAAAGTCCTGGGGATGGAAGAAAAGTGTGCTATCTAACCTTTGATGATGGTCCAAGTGACCTAACCTGGAAGATTCTTGACATATTAGATGAGAAAAATGTAAAAGCTACATTTTTCGTTGTTGGTGAAACAATGAGCGAGAAAGAAATTGAGTGCTTAAAAGAAATTGTAAGTAGGGGACATAAAATTGGTCTACATACCTATCATCATGATTATAAAAGTCTCTACCGTTCTGTAGATAGTTTTCTAGCTGATTATGAGAAAATATATAATATTGTTGTTGAGGCAACAGGTGTAAAACCGAATATTTATCGTTTTCCTGGTGGAAGCTATAATATGTATGTGAAAAAAATTCGTAAACAGTTAATTGTTGAAATGGAAAGAAGAGGATTTACCCATTATGATTGGAATGTAAGTGGGGAGGATGCGGTTGGAAAACCTACTACAAATTCAATAATGAAAAATATTAAAAAAGATATTTACCGATTTCAATGTCCGGTTGTTTTATTGCATGATTCACAGATTAATAGTAAAACAGTTTCGATCTTACCAAAATTAATCGATAATATTAAAGAGAATGGATATGAATTTGATACTTTAGATAAAAGAGAACCATGTCAGTTTGCATGGTAG
- a CDS encoding dihydrofolate reductase, with protein sequence MNLIVAVDKNWAIGYQNKLLVSIPADMRFFRDETTGKVVILGKKTLETFPGGKPLKNRLNIIISRQKDLKVPDAIVVNSIEEALEAAKDYKSEDIYVIGGASIYNQMLPYCDVAHVTKIDYSYHADTYFPNLDEKEDWYLELESEEQTYYDLEYSFCKYVRKK encoded by the coding sequence ATGAATTTGATTGTTGCAGTAGATAAAAATTGGGCAATTGGTTATCAAAATAAACTTTTGGTTAGCATTCCTGCAGATATGCGTTTTTTTAGAGATGAAACAACTGGGAAAGTAGTTATTTTAGGCAAGAAAACCCTTGAAACCTTTCCTGGTGGAAAACCTTTAAAGAACCGTCTTAACATTATTATATCTCGACAAAAGGATTTAAAGGTGCCAGATGCAATAGTTGTAAATAGTATTGAAGAAGCATTAGAAGCAGCAAAAGATTATAAGTCCGAAGATATTTATGTCATTGGAGGAGCGTCAATTTATAATCAAATGCTTCCTTATTGTGATGTTGCACATGTTACAAAGATTGATTACAGTTACCATGCAGATACCTATTTTCCGAATTTAGATGAAAAAGAAGATTGGTATTTAGAGCTTGAGTCAGAAGAACAGACTTATTATGATTTAGAGTATTCATTTTGTAAGTATGTGAGAAAAAAATAG
- a CDS encoding peptidoglycan-binding protein, with product MQSSNNSYDINFLTNQSLKENNIKKNPSHSAQLNVSQTTNEAIGTVQFNVTSELNNLPVTNATIRITYTDDPNNEVIKEVTTNDFGQTDVIELPAPPLDYSLEPNSPRPYSEYTFTISAPGYEEIAIFGAEILPDVKAIQNVSLIPIPPEGEETAEEFTIPDHTLYGDYPPKIIEDEIKPVSETGEIVLSRVVIPEFVVVHDGLPNDASAKNYYVRYRDYIKNVASSEIYATWPEATIYANVLAIQSFTLNRVYTEWYRNKGYNFTITSSTAYDHKWIPERNVYDTINTVVDNIFTNFLSRPNVRQPILTQYCDGNRVSCPGLMTQWGSKDLGDQGYTAIEILRYFYGESIYINSTDIVSGVPSSFPGYDLTIGSSGDAVRQIQEQLNAIADVYYPIPNIAVDGIYGQNTAAAVRAFQKQFDMPQTGIVDFPTWYKISAIYVAVTRIAEYQ from the coding sequence ATGCAGTCAAGCAACAATTCTTATGATATAAACTTTTTGACAAATCAATCCCTAAAAGAAAATAACATAAAAAAGAACCCAAGTCATAGTGCACAACTTAATGTATCACAAACGACAAATGAAGCTATAGGAACTGTACAATTTAATGTTACTTCGGAATTGAATAACTTACCAGTTACTAATGCAACAATCAGAATCACATATACAGATGATCCTAATAATGAAGTAATAAAAGAAGTTACTACAAATGATTTTGGTCAAACGGATGTCATAGAACTTCCTGCTCCTCCTCTTGACTATAGTTTGGAACCAAACTCACCCCGTCCATACTCCGAATATACATTTACTATTAGTGCACCTGGATATGAAGAAATAGCAATCTTCGGTGCTGAAATTCTTCCTGATGTCAAAGCAATACAAAACGTATCATTAATTCCAATTCCTCCTGAGGGCGAAGAAACTGCTGAAGAATTTACAATTCCTGATCATACTTTATATGGAGATTACCCTCCAAAAATTATTGAGGATGAAATCAAACCAGTCTCAGAAACTGGTGAAATCGTACTAAGTAGAGTAGTAATCCCTGAATTCGTTGTTGTTCACGATGGTCTCCCAAATGACGCCTCCGCAAAAAATTATTATGTACGGTATCGTGATTATATTAAAAATGTTGCATCTAGTGAAATCTATGCCACATGGCCAGAGGCAACCATCTATGCCAATGTGCTAGCAATTCAGTCATTTACCTTAAACAGAGTCTATACCGAATGGTATCGAAACAAAGGATACAACTTTACCATAACTTCATCCACTGCATACGATCACAAATGGATTCCTGAACGTAATGTTTATGATACCATCAATACTGTCGTAGATAATATTTTTACAAACTTCCTTTCAAGGCCAAATGTTAGGCAGCCAATCCTAACGCAGTATTGTGATGGTAATCGGGTATCATGTCCTGGATTAATGACACAATGGGGTTCCAAGGATTTAGGAGATCAAGGATATACTGCAATTGAAATTCTACGTTATTTTTATGGAGAATCCATTTATATTAATTCTACTGATATTGTATCGGGAGTTCCGTCCTCTTTTCCTGGTTATGATTTAACGATTGGATCTAGTGGGGATGCTGTAAGACAAATTCAAGAACAATTAAATGCAATCGCAGATGTATATTACCCAATTCCTAATATAGCTGTTGATGGTATTTACGGTCAAAATACAGCAGCTGCCGTTAGAGCTTTTCAAAAACAATTTGATATGCCACAAACGGGAATTGTAGATTTTCCAACCTGGTATAAAATTTCAGCGATTTATGTAGCTGTTACACGTATTGCTGAATATCAATAG
- a CDS encoding branched-chain amino acid aminotransferase produces MLDIKIEKTKTPKALPAANDPLKFGTIFTDHMFIMNYDKGQGWHDARIVPYAPISLDPSAMVFHYGQEMFEGLKAYKTEDGRVLLFRPEKNAERANRSNRRLCMPELPDEDFVDAIKALVKVDEAWIPTKPGTSLYIRPFMIAVDPFLGVRAADSYLFIVILSPVGAYYAEGLNPVKIWIEDDYVRAVKGGIGEAKTGGNYVASLAAQNKAHDEGYSQVLWLDGKERKYIEEVGAMNIFFKINGTIVTPELNGSILPGVTRDSVITLCKQWGLPVEERRVSAEELFEASQNGTLEEVFGTGTAAVISPVGHLRFQDHVMQIKDGGIGEISQKLYDTITGIQLGKVEDINNWTVEVK; encoded by the coding sequence ATGCTTGATATTAAGATTGAAAAAACAAAGACACCAAAGGCATTACCAGCGGCAAATGATCCATTAAAGTTTGGAACTATTTTCACTGATCATATGTTTATTATGAACTATGATAAGGGACAGGGTTGGCATGATGCTAGAATTGTACCATATGCGCCAATTAGCTTAGATCCATCGGCAATGGTATTTCATTACGGACAGGAAATGTTTGAGGGACTTAAGGCATATAAAACAGAAGATGGAAGAGTATTACTATTCCGCCCTGAAAAAAATGCGGAAAGAGCCAATCGCAGTAATCGTAGACTATGTATGCCTGAACTACCAGATGAAGATTTTGTAGATGCTATTAAAGCACTTGTAAAAGTTGATGAAGCTTGGATTCCTACCAAACCAGGCACCTCACTTTATATTAGACCATTTATGATTGCAGTTGATCCTTTCTTAGGTGTGCGAGCAGCAGATAGCTATTTATTCATAGTAATTCTTTCTCCAGTAGGTGCCTATTATGCAGAAGGTTTAAATCCAGTTAAGATTTGGATTGAAGATGATTATGTGAGAGCAGTAAAAGGTGGTATCGGTGAAGCAAAAACAGGTGGTAATTACGTTGCTTCTTTAGCAGCTCAAAATAAAGCACATGATGAGGGGTATTCTCAAGTTCTTTGGTTGGATGGAAAGGAAAGAAAATACATAGAAGAAGTTGGAGCTATGAATATTTTCTTTAAAATCAATGGAACAATTGTAACCCCAGAATTAAATGGTTCCATTTTACCAGGTGTAACAAGAGATTCCGTAATTACACTTTGTAAGCAATGGGGATTACCTGTTGAAGAGAGAAGAGTTTCCGCAGAGGAATTGTTTGAAGCAAGCCAGAATGGAACACTTGAAGAAGTGTTTGGTACTGGTACAGCAGCAGTTATATCTCCAGTTGGACACCTTCGATTCCAAGACCATGTAATGCAGATTAAAGATGGCGGTATTGGAGAGATTAGCCAGAAACTTTATGATACAATTACAGGAATTCAGTTAGGTAAAGTTGAAGATATAAATAATTGGACCGTGGAAGTAAAATAA
- a CDS encoding carbamoyl phosphate synthase small subunit yields the protein MKAYLILEDGHVFSGSSIGSTKEVISEIVFNTSMTGYLEILTDPSYAGQAVVMTYPLIGNYGVSHSDMESTKAWPDGFIVREVSRVPSNFRSEVSIDTFLKENDIPGIAGIDTRMLTKVLREHGTMNGMITTNENFNLEEVIGRLKDYTVTGVVNKVTCKEKTVTTPDAFKPTDFELAKMTYMATGAMKKAIEHAKENGVCDGEIALASVKGAEGVEWLNKISDNPELVQKHYKVALMDFGSKRNIEHCLLKRGCEVTVYPASTSAEEILASHPDGIMLSNGPGDPAECVEIIAEIKKLSESGVPIFAICLGHQLMALAHGFKTTKLKYGHRGANHPVKDLETGRVYLSSQNHGYVVVEDSIDKEVAKVRFINANDKTIEGLSYNNKNIYTVQFHPEACAGPQDSEFLFDEFIKMMEVNA from the coding sequence ATGAAAGCTTATCTAATACTAGAAGACGGGCATGTTTTCTCTGGAAGTAGCATTGGTTCTACGAAAGAGGTTATAAGTGAAATTGTATTTAATACCTCAATGACAGGTTATCTGGAGATTTTAACGGATCCATCCTATGCAGGACAGGCGGTTGTAATGACATATCCACTCATTGGAAATTATGGAGTGAGTCATTCTGATATGGAGTCAACAAAAGCTTGGCCAGACGGGTTTATCGTAAGAGAAGTATCTAGAGTACCAAGTAACTTTAGAAGTGAAGTAAGCATTGATACTTTCTTAAAAGAAAATGACATCCCAGGAATCGCTGGTATCGATACAAGAATGCTTACAAAAGTTTTACGTGAACACGGAACAATGAATGGTATGATTACTACGAATGAAAACTTTAATTTAGAAGAAGTAATTGGTAGACTAAAAGATTATACCGTAACAGGTGTAGTTAACAAAGTAACTTGTAAAGAAAAAACAGTTACAACACCAGATGCATTTAAACCAACAGATTTCGAACTTGCAAAAATGACTTATATGGCAACTGGAGCTATGAAAAAGGCAATTGAACATGCAAAGGAAAATGGCGTATGTGATGGAGAAATTGCTTTAGCAAGTGTAAAAGGCGCTGAAGGAGTGGAATGGCTTAATAAAATTAGCGACAATCCAGAATTAGTGCAAAAACATTATAAGGTTGCTTTAATGGACTTTGGTTCAAAACGTAACATTGAACATTGTTTATTAAAGAGAGGCTGTGAAGTTACAGTTTATCCTGCAAGTACATCAGCAGAAGAAATTTTAGCAAGCCATCCAGATGGAATTATGTTATCCAATGGACCTGGAGATCCAGCGGAATGTGTTGAAATCATTGCAGAAATTAAAAAATTAAGCGAAAGTGGCGTGCCTATCTTTGCAATCTGTCTCGGACATCAATTAATGGCACTTGCACATGGCTTTAAAACAACAAAGTTAAAATACGGACATCGAGGCGCTAACCATCCGGTAAAAGATTTAGAGACAGGAAGAGTTTACTTATCCTCTCAAAATCACGGATACGTGGTAGTGGAAGATTCCATTGATAAAGAAGTTGCCAAAGTTAGATTTATCAATGCGAATGACAAAACAATCGAAGGTCTTTCTTATAATAATAAAAATATCTATACAGTACAATTTCATCCAGAAGCGTGTGCTGGACCACAAGATTCAGAGTTCCTATTTGATGAGTTTATCAAGATGATGGAGGTAAATGCATAA
- a CDS encoding Coenzyme F420 hydrogenase/dehydrogenase, beta subunit C-terminal domain, translating into MKVGIITDVKNMGREALIQTWALHKIIKEFEAVPVVVNHRLEEVKKEVQPEQKTGIANRFKGIFAKTENTKVEEVVTKQTPEFIVSRFSLVEGNQEGKEDLGVYQHLDYYLTHEKKVWEALENGPIDAYPGVFFVNDAGVLINQKIYHELAIKPKLIQKYLFVDIEKMNTKTRDFIEKIAKEKGLAIVHNDAENKINKTVATYKDDEVETYIGYVWNAELVITDTMAGTLMAALHEKNFVTISDNPEIVNLLKQLKLSNHLLANVEAYQGESNFLLHNKPAFRKAVQEYRTSIIEDLKSKLHLDESSAMVDCPTNILKSECCGCSACKEVCPKDAITMKEDVEGFLYPVVDKDKCINCNLCAKVCVKKENPQTVAYEENYPKILAAMNKDEEVRLGSSSGAIFPELVKYAINEKHGYVVGVKYDDKMQVVSDIADNLEDCKAFYGAKYAKSDFSGVFPRIKELLNKGEFVLYSGLPCEAAALKAYLRKPYENLLICEILCHASPSPKVFRKYVEYLGNKFNSEVTNFRFRDKSVGWLAQHNSIVVEFKNRDPLKVNARRNNYYRSFAKDIIARPGCGKCSFVYKNRVGDITMGDFWGIQHSDPTMYDNKGTSVLMVNTSKGEEVWNFISDNFIYKESDLVTAFKYNHKKPIVIKDERHEFFKKIEKVEINALLESYNDLKK; encoded by the coding sequence ATGAAAGTAGGAATTATAACTGATGTAAAAAACATGGGGCGAGAAGCTCTCATTCAGACCTGGGCATTACACAAGATAATCAAGGAGTTTGAGGCAGTACCAGTTGTTGTAAATCATCGTTTAGAAGAAGTAAAAAAAGAGGTACAACCTGAGCAAAAGACTGGAATTGCTAACCGTTTTAAAGGGATTTTTGCTAAAACTGAAAATACAAAAGTGGAGGAAGTAGTCACTAAGCAAACACCAGAGTTTATTGTCTCAAGGTTTTCACTTGTTGAAGGAAATCAAGAAGGAAAAGAGGACCTGGGGGTTTATCAGCATTTAGATTATTACCTTACACATGAGAAAAAGGTTTGGGAGGCATTAGAGAATGGACCAATCGATGCATACCCAGGTGTTTTCTTTGTAAATGATGCAGGTGTTTTAATAAATCAAAAAATATATCATGAGCTTGCAATTAAGCCTAAATTAATACAAAAGTATTTGTTTGTAGATATAGAGAAAATGAATACGAAAACCAGAGATTTTATAGAAAAGATTGCAAAAGAAAAAGGATTAGCAATTGTGCATAACGATGCTGAGAATAAAATCAATAAAACAGTTGCTACGTATAAAGATGATGAAGTTGAAACCTATATCGGCTATGTATGGAATGCTGAACTTGTAATTACAGATACCATGGCAGGTACGCTGATGGCAGCATTACATGAGAAAAATTTTGTGACGATTAGTGATAATCCTGAGATTGTAAATCTACTTAAGCAATTAAAGTTAAGCAATCATTTGCTAGCGAATGTAGAAGCTTATCAAGGGGAATCTAATTTCTTATTACACAATAAACCAGCATTTCGTAAGGCAGTTCAGGAATATCGTACAAGTATAATTGAAGATTTAAAATCAAAGCTTCATTTAGATGAATCAAGTGCTATGGTAGATTGTCCAACCAATATTTTAAAATCGGAATGTTGTGGTTGCTCTGCATGTAAAGAAGTATGTCCAAAAGATGCAATTACAATGAAAGAGGATGTGGAAGGCTTTTTATATCCAGTAGTAGATAAGGATAAATGTATTAATTGTAATCTTTGTGCTAAAGTTTGTGTGAAAAAGGAAAATCCGCAAACAGTAGCTTATGAAGAGAACTATCCTAAGATTCTAGCTGCCATGAATAAAGACGAAGAAGTACGTCTAGGAAGCTCTTCTGGTGCAATCTTCCCAGAGCTTGTTAAATATGCAATTAACGAAAAGCATGGATATGTGGTAGGTGTAAAATACGATGATAAAATGCAAGTGGTTTCAGATATTGCAGACAATTTAGAGGACTGTAAAGCATTTTATGGTGCAAAATATGCGAAAAGTGATTTCAGCGGGGTATTCCCTAGAATTAAAGAACTCTTAAACAAAGGAGAATTCGTATTATACTCAGGATTACCTTGTGAAGCTGCGGCATTAAAAGCATATTTACGCAAACCATATGAGAATCTTTTGATTTGTGAAATTCTTTGTCATGCGTCACCATCACCTAAGGTATTTCGTAAGTACGTTGAATATTTAGGAAATAAATTTAACTCAGAAGTAACTAATTTTAGATTCCGCGATAAGAGTGTGGGTTGGTTAGCTCAACATAATAGCATCGTAGTAGAATTTAAAAACAGAGATCCTTTAAAAGTAAATGCAAGAAGAAATAATTATTACCGAAGTTTTGCAAAAGATATTATTGCAAGACCTGGATGTGGAAAATGCTCCTTCGTATATAAAAACCGTGTTGGTGATATTACGATGGGTGACTTCTGGGGAATCCAACATTCTGATCCAACCATGTATGACAATAAAGGAACGAGTGTATTGATGGTAAATACAAGTAAAGGTGAAGAAGTTTGGAATTTTATTTCAGATAATTTTATCTATAAAGAAAGTGATTTGGTTACAGCTTTTAAATATAATCATAAAAAGCCAATTGTAATTAAAGATGAAAGACACGAGTTCTTTAAAAAGATAGAGAAGGTAGAAATCAACGCTTTACTTGAAAGCTATAACGATCTAAAAAAATAA
- the carB gene encoding carbamoyl-phosphate synthase large subunit → MPKNSEIKKVLVIGSGPIVIGQAAEFDYAGTQACRSLKEEGITVVLVNSNPATIMTDKDIADMVYIEPLTPDIVKQIILKEKPDSVLPTLGGQAALNIAMELEESGFLAESGVKLIGTTSLTIKKAEDRLEFKNTMEKIGEPCAPSEVVTTVEAAVAFSNEIGYPVVVRPAYTLGGSGGGIANNEEELIDICTNGLRLSRVGQCLIERCIAGWKEIEYEVMRDSAGNCITVCNMENLDPVGVHTGDSIVVAPSQTLSDKEYQMLRSSALNIITELNITGGCNVQYALKPDSFEYCVIEVNPRVSRSSALASKATGYPIAKVAAKIALGYTLDEIPNAITGKTVASFEPALDYCVVKIPKWPFDKFIMAKRTLTTQMKATGEVMSICTNFEGALMKAIRSLEQNIYSMKYGDYSKYSDEDIKEQLHLIDDRRIFVIAEALRRKISPEVINDITKIDLWFIDKIAILVEMEARLATEPLTKELMLEAKRLEYPDRVIAEFSGKSLEEVKNLRKNEYNIIAAYKTVDTCAAEFEAQTPYYYSCFASENEVDATRTKKKVLVLGSGPIRIGQGIEFDYCSVHSTWSLHRSGYETIIVNNNPETVSTDFDIADKLYFEPLTPEDVENIVDLEKPDGAVVQFGGQTAIKLTEALLKMGVPILGTSAENVDAAEDRELFDAILEKCCIPRPAGKTVFTAEEAIVAANELGYPVLVRPSYVLGGAGMQIAICDDDVREFMEVINRNVQEHPILVDKYLMGKEVEVDAVCDGEDILIPGIMEHVERAGIHSGDSISVYPAINVTDKIQDVIVDYTRKLAKSLNVIGLINIQFIVYGDEVYVIEVNPRSSRTVPYISKVTGIPIVDLASKVILGAKVKDLGYGTGLARKADYIAIKMPVFSFEKLRGADIGLGPEMKSTGECLGIAKTFNEALYKAFLGSGVNLPKHKKMILTVKDADKLEAVGVGKRFEALGYEIYATRSTARVLRENGVNAIPVNKLDGEAPTIMDLLLGHEIDLVIDTPTQGRDKSRDGFLIRRTSIETGVTCLTSLDTANALLTSLENADKDNLTLIDIATI, encoded by the coding sequence ATGCCAAAGAATAGTGAAATTAAAAAAGTTTTAGTTATTGGATCCGGCCCTATTGTCATCGGTCAAGCAGCAGAATTTGACTACGCAGGAACACAAGCTTGTCGTTCATTAAAAGAAGAAGGAATTACTGTAGTATTAGTAAATTCCAATCCAGCAACAATCATGACAGATAAAGATATTGCTGATATGGTTTACATTGAACCATTGACACCAGACATCGTAAAACAAATTATCTTAAAAGAAAAACCAGATAGTGTTTTACCAACACTTGGTGGTCAGGCAGCTTTAAATATAGCAATGGAACTTGAAGAATCTGGATTCTTAGCAGAAAGTGGCGTTAAGTTAATCGGTACTACATCACTTACTATTAAGAAAGCAGAAGATCGTTTGGAATTTAAGAACACAATGGAGAAGATTGGTGAACCATGCGCACCTAGTGAAGTTGTAACAACTGTAGAAGCAGCAGTTGCATTCTCTAATGAAATCGGTTACCCAGTCGTAGTAAGACCTGCTTATACTCTTGGTGGTTCTGGCGGCGGTATTGCAAATAACGAAGAAGAATTAATCGATATTTGTACCAATGGTCTTCGTCTTAGCCGTGTAGGACAATGTTTAATTGAACGTTGTATTGCTGGTTGGAAGGAAATTGAATACGAAGTAATGCGTGATAGCGCAGGTAACTGTATCACTGTTTGTAACATGGAAAATCTTGACCCAGTAGGTGTTCACACTGGAGATAGTATCGTTGTTGCACCATCTCAAACATTATCCGATAAAGAATATCAAATGTTAAGAAGCTCAGCACTTAACATCATCACAGAACTTAATATCACTGGTGGATGTAATGTTCAATATGCATTAAAACCAGATAGTTTCGAATATTGCGTTATCGAAGTTAACCCACGAGTATCTCGTTCTTCTGCACTTGCATCCAAAGCAACTGGATATCCAATCGCTAAAGTTGCAGCAAAGATTGCACTTGGTTATACATTGGATGAGATTCCAAATGCGATTACTGGTAAGACAGTAGCAAGCTTTGAGCCAGCACTTGATTATTGCGTTGTAAAAATTCCAAAGTGGCCATTTGATAAGTTTATCATGGCAAAGAGAACTTTAACAACTCAAATGAAGGCAACTGGTGAAGTTATGAGTATCTGTACGAACTTCGAAGGTGCCCTAATGAAGGCAATTCGTTCCTTAGAGCAGAATATCTATAGCATGAAGTATGGAGATTACTCCAAGTATTCCGATGAGGATATCAAAGAACAATTACATTTAATCGATGACCGAAGAATTTTCGTAATTGCAGAAGCACTACGTCGTAAGATTTCTCCAGAAGTAATCAACGATATTACAAAAATTGATCTTTGGTTTATTGACAAAATCGCTATTTTAGTTGAAATGGAAGCACGTTTAGCAACTGAGCCTTTAACAAAAGAGTTAATGTTAGAAGCAAAACGTTTAGAGTATCCAGATCGAGTAATTGCAGAATTTAGTGGAAAATCTCTAGAAGAAGTTAAAAATCTTCGTAAGAATGAATATAACATTATCGCTGCATATAAAACAGTAGATACTTGTGCAGCAGAATTTGAAGCACAAACACCTTATTATTATTCTTGCTTTGCAAGTGAAAATGAAGTAGATGCAACACGTACTAAGAAAAAAGTACTTGTACTTGGTTCTGGTCCAATTCGTATCGGTCAGGGTATCGAGTTTGATTATTGCTCTGTACACTCTACTTGGTCCTTACATCGCTCTGGATATGAAACAATCATTGTAAACAACAACCCAGAGACAGTAAGTACTGACTTTGATATTGCAGATAAATTATATTTTGAGCCATTAACACCAGAAGATGTAGAAAATATTGTAGATTTAGAAAAACCAGATGGTGCTGTTGTACAATTTGGTGGACAGACTGCAATTAAATTAACAGAAGCTTTATTAAAGATGGGTGTTCCTATTCTAGGAACTTCTGCGGAAAACGTAGATGCAGCAGAAGATAGAGAATTATTTGATGCCATCCTTGAAAAATGCTGTATTCCAAGACCTGCAGGTAAGACTGTATTTACAGCAGAAGAAGCAATTGTTGCTGCAAATGAATTAGGATATCCAGTACTTGTTCGTCCTTCCTATGTACTTGGTGGTGCAGGTATGCAAATCGCAATCTGTGATGATGATGTACGTGAATTTATGGAAGTTATCAACCGTAACGTACAAGAACATCCAATCCTTGTTGATAAGTACTTAATGGGCAAGGAAGTGGAAGTAGATGCTGTATGTGATGGCGAAGATATTTTAATCCCTGGAATTATGGAACATGTGGAAAGAGCAGGTATCCACTCTGGAGATAGTATCAGTGTATATCCAGCAATCAATGTTACCGATAAGATTCAGGATGTTATTGTAGATTACACAAGAAAATTAGCAAAGTCCTTAAATGTAATTGGTTTAATTAATATCCAGTTCATTGTATACGGTGATGAAGTTTATGTAATCGAAGTTAACCCAAGATCTTCTCGTACCGTACCATACATTAGTAAAGTAACTGGTATTCCAATTGTTGATTTAGCATCCAAAGTAATTCTTGGTGCCAAAGTTAAGGATTTAGGTTATGGCACTGGTCTTGCGAGAAAAGCGGATTACATTGCTATTAAGATGCCAGTATTCTCCTTTGAGAAATTACGTGGTGCAGACATTGGCCTTGGACCAGAAATGAAATCAACTGGTGAGTGTCTTGGTATCGCAAAGACCTTTAATGAAGCACTTTATAAGGCATTCTTAGGTTCAGGCGTAAATCTTCCAAAACACAAGAAGATGATTCTTACTGTGAAAGATGCGGATAAATTAGAAGCAGTAGGTGTAGGTAAGAGATTTGAAGCACTTGGCTATGAAATCTATGCAACTAGAAGTACTGCAAGAGTATTACGTGAAAATGGCGTAAATGCAATCCCTGTAAACAAATTAGACGGGGAAGCACCAACGATTATGGACTTATTACTTGGACATGAAATTGATTTAGTTATCGATACACCAACACAAGGTCGTGATAAATCAAGAGATGGTTTCTTAATTCGTCGTACATCAATCGAAACTGGTGTAACTTGTTTAACTTCATTAGATACAGCGAATGCATTGTTAACAAGTCTTGAAAATGCAGACAAAGATAATCTTACATTAATTGATATTGCAACAATCTAG